One part of the Treponema peruense genome encodes these proteins:
- a CDS encoding PBSX family phage terminase large subunit, with amino-acid sequence MTIDSNTIFPTMFNNDFRDIVNHKFTEYCEKGGRGSCKSSFLSIAIIWLMVNNPDFNALVLRKVADTLSDSVYEQLLWAIDVLGLTDRFKATKSPLRIIYTKTGQRIIFRGADEPKKIKSIKLKRGYFAITWFEELTEFSAEDVETIKLSTMRGGDKFWIFYSFNPPSSARNWCNKEFKSSRKNTLIHRTDYRGVPQEWLGQAFFEEALSLKERNERAYRNIFLGEPTGTGRNVFENVTLREITQKEIDSFDYCFYGIDWGYYPDPFAYVQMAYNPAKKTLYIFDELELLKHGNEQASNALEEHLLNWYGTDVNGHCKVNYKNDRIVVDSAEDKSIGDFILYGWNIKAAIKGPHSREPGYKWLQSLNEIVIDPARAPHSADEFSLYEYEIDRKSGEILSGYPEGQADHCMSAVRYAMESVWRRRGG; translated from the coding sequence ATGACGATTGATTCAAACACTATTTTTCCGACAATGTTCAACAATGATTTTCGCGATATTGTAAATCACAAGTTTACAGAATACTGCGAAAAAGGCGGACGCGGTTCTTGTAAGTCGTCGTTTTTGTCGATTGCGATTATTTGGCTTATGGTAAACAATCCCGACTTTAACGCGCTTGTTTTGCGTAAGGTTGCAGACACTCTTTCTGATTCTGTGTATGAACAGTTGCTTTGGGCTATCGATGTGCTGGGACTTACTGACCGTTTTAAGGCTACAAAGTCACCTCTTAGAATTATTTACACAAAGACAGGGCAAAGAATAATTTTCCGTGGTGCTGATGAGCCGAAGAAAATCAAATCGATAAAACTTAAGCGCGGTTATTTTGCGATTACGTGGTTTGAAGAACTTACAGAATTTTCTGCCGAAGATGTGGAAACTATTAAACTTTCAACAATGCGCGGTGGGGATAAGTTTTGGATTTTCTACAGTTTTAATCCTCCTTCTTCTGCAAGAAACTGGTGCAATAAAGAGTTCAAATCGTCTCGGAAAAACACTCTTATTCACAGGACAGACTACCGCGGAGTTCCACAGGAATGGCTTGGGCAGGCTTTTTTTGAAGAAGCGCTTTCTCTTAAAGAACGAAATGAAAGAGCGTACAGAAATATTTTTTTGGGTGAGCCGACAGGAACAGGGCGCAACGTTTTTGAAAATGTAACACTCCGTGAAATTACGCAGAAAGAGATTGATTCTTTTGATTACTGTTTTTACGGCATTGACTGGGGATATTACCCTGACCCGTTTGCTTATGTTCAGATGGCTTATAATCCTGCAAAGAAAACGCTTTACATTTTTGATGAACTTGAACTTTTGAAGCACGGAAACGAACAGGCAAGCAACGCGCTTGAAGAACATCTTTTGAATTGGTACGGAACTGATGTAAACGGGCACTGTAAAGTGAATTACAAGAATGACAGAATTGTTGTCGACAGTGCGGAAGACAAGAGTATCGGAGATTTTATTCTTTACGGCTGGAATATCAAAGCTGCAATCAAAGGACCGCACAGTAGAGAGCCGGGCTACAAATGGCTTCAAAGTCTTAATGAAATTGTAATTGATCCTGCAAGGGCTCCGCATAGTGCAGATGAGTTTTCTTTGTATGAATATGAAATTGACAGAAAGTCTGGCGAAATATTGAGCGGATACCCGGAAGGACAGGCAGACCACTGTATGTCGGCGGTGCGCTATGCAATGGAATCTGTCTGGAGAAGAAGAGGCGGTTAA